One genomic region from Luteitalea sp. encodes:
- a CDS encoding Hsp20 family protein: MLPFPEVTELAEEVRRLFDELERPHTAAWRSSAGVYSPPLDVIERHDTIEIYLDLAGVAVEDVRVLFKAGTLVVCGCKRPPAGGQPTATTFHLVERAYGRFARAVRISTAIDIRRSRATLVAGEVRIVVPKLEERRGQEFVIPVEKG; this comes from the coding sequence ATGCTGCCCTTTCCTGAAGTCACTGAGCTCGCAGAGGAGGTTCGGCGGCTCTTCGACGAACTGGAACGGCCCCACACCGCCGCCTGGCGGTCGTCGGCTGGGGTCTACTCCCCTCCCCTGGATGTCATCGAACGCCACGACACGATCGAGATCTACCTCGACTTGGCGGGCGTCGCGGTCGAAGACGTGCGCGTCCTGTTCAAGGCCGGTACGCTGGTGGTTTGTGGCTGCAAGCGCCCTCCAGCGGGTGGGCAACCGACGGCCACGACCTTTCATCTGGTCGAGCGTGCCTACGGGCGCTTCGCACGTGCGGTGCGTATCTCGACGGCGATCGACATCCGGCGGAGCCGTGCCACGCTCGTGGCCGGCGAGGTCCGAATCGTGGTTCCCAAGCTCGAGGAGCGACGCGGCCAAGAGTT